In the genome of Dermacentor andersoni chromosome 3, qqDerAnde1_hic_scaffold, whole genome shotgun sequence, one region contains:
- the LOC129382161 gene encoding uncharacterized protein produces MSFIYYRHNYRPTPEGTTIKARYQRNHYGHKPEIQHLRMSDKEKASVAENLDRGVSMKTILKRVRTSVASKLRPVPLAECSTLHNIKQQFNIAAPEHCHTNDAISVDMWVLVMKEKGETLVRLYKAQGAVDPSGTFPSADFALVLMTESQKELLEKLGPAGTVCLDSTHGTTEYQFELATLLVLDKIGSGVAIAYFICNRMNEQTLTAFFKYLESAMAKKVAAKTLVSDDASQFYKAWSMVMGAAKQKLLSAWHVDNNWRKKILECVEKQLRPHVYHSVWLLLEFLVEKAFEDYFKQFLSSEEEKLRDFLKYFNDHYAVRPQEWAYCFRTRAAVNTNVHLESKRRTLKHTMLARKQNKHGDKLISALMDLTNHFLMKRAIQMMKGAKGKKLSRIQKNHRSGSEMAA; encoded by the coding sequence ATGTCTTTCATTTATTACCGTCACAATTACCGTCCGACACCTGAAGGCACCACCATAAAAGCCAGGTATCAAAGAAACCATTACGGTCATAAACCAGAAATTCAGCACTTGAGAATGAGTGACAAGGAAAAGGCCAGCGTAGCAGAGAACCTAGATAGGGGTGTGTCCATGAAAACCATTCTAAAGCGAGTAAGAACATCTGTGGCATCCAAGCTGAGGCCCGTGCCCTTGGCAGAGTGCTCAACCCTGCATAACATCAAACAGCAGTTTAACATTGCTGCTCCTGAACATTGTCACACTAATGACGCTATCAGCGTAGACATGTGGGTGcttgtgatgaaagaaaaaggtgaaacacTTGTCCGCCTGTACAAGGCACAAGGTGCAGTGGACCCAAGTGGTACATTTCCTTCAGCAGACTTTGCTCTTGTTCTGATGACAGAGTCTCAGAAGGAGCTACTAGAAAAATTGGGCCCTGCAGGTACTGTATGTCTTGACTCCACACATGGAACTACAGAGTACCAGTTTGAGCTGGCCACTCTTCTGGTGCTAGATAAAATAGGATCAGGTGTAGCTATAGCTTATTTCATCTGCAACCGGATGAACGAGCAAACTTTGACAGCATTCTTCAAATATCTGGAGTCGGCCATGGCCAAAAAAGTGGCTGCTAAGACATTGGTATCTGATGATGCGTCGCAATTCTACAAAGCATGGTCCATGGTCATGGGTGCCGCAAAACAGAAACTTCTCAGTGCCTGGCATGTGGATAACAACTGGCGTAAGAAGATACTCGAGTGTGTAGAGAAACAGCTAAGGCCACATGTTTACCATAGTGTGTGGCTACTCTTAGAGTTCCTcgtggaaaaggcatttgaagattattttaagcaattcctttctagtgaggaagaaaaactgagggacttcctgaagtacttcaatgaccactatgcagttaggccgcaagagtgggcctattgctttaggactagagcagctgtcaacactaacgtgcaccttgagagcaagcgcaggacgttaaagcatactatgctggcgagaaaacagaataagcatggtgacaaacttatttctgccctcatggacttgacaaatcattttttaatgaaaagggctatccagatgatgaaaggggcaaagggtaagaagctgagcagaattcagaagaaccacaggtctggcagtgaaatggcagcttga